One Anastrepha obliqua isolate idAnaObli1 chromosome 6, idAnaObli1_1.0, whole genome shotgun sequence DNA window includes the following coding sequences:
- the LOC129250354 gene encoding kelch domain-containing protein 10 homolog codes for MAAAAGHGNSMSLTPTETPTFSYQGRTGYPFGESCSNDCYIYQTTGKKPSVKRIEATGDAPIPQYGPGIVLHEHYLYTVGGTTGYDYSCEVHRLNLRTRVWECVYICRPDIRQDPEGRYRHEVVYDGQYIYVLGGGTSNLVYDLQRIPAFYLITNRWEYFVTLPDRTSQTNLTIERPNSGYPNLRKCFSCVQHTKSNGEVEAFITGGLQADQVYFSDIWRLNFTTKQWTLIKTASLPKALYFHAAAHSQNGCMYIFGGIEYDEKRIRRCNDLYKMWMTIPLLSAICWEAVLHYRPNLKLNGHSQLLKMGIPLRFAQRLWHSSKAKRLYNK; via the exons gacgcacCGGCTATCCATTTGGTGAATCTTGCTCAAACGACTGTTATATATATCAAACAACAGGTAAAAAACCGAGTGTTAAGCGAATAGAGGCTACTGGTGATGCGCCAATTCCACAATATGGGCCGGGAATAGTTTTACACGAACATTATTTATATACGGTTGGGGGAACAACTGGCTATGATTACTCTTGTGAAGTGCATCGCTTAAATTTGCGCACACGAGTGTGGGAATGCGTATATATCTGTCGTCCAGATATACGCCAAGATCCAGAGGGTCGTTATCGTCACGAAGTTGTCTACGATGggcaatacatatatgtgctgGGTGGTGGTACATCGAATTTAGTGTATGATTTACAACGCATCcctgcattttatttaattacaaaccGATGGGAATATTTCGTCACATTACCCGATCGAACATCACAAacaaatctaacaatcgagcgaCCAAATTCCGGATATCCAAACCTACGAAAGTGCTTTTCCTGCGTACAGCACACGAAATCGAATGGTGAGGTCGAAGCATTCATTACGGGAGGCTTGCAG GCCGATCaagtatatttttcagatatatggagattaaattttactactaaGCAATGGACACTTATAAAAACAGCCTCTCTACCAAAAGCTTTGTACTTCCATGCCGCAGCGCACAGTCAAaatggttgtatgtacatattcggtGGTATTGAATATGATGAAAAACGTATACGACGGTGCAATGACCTTTATAAAATGTGGATGACCATACCATTATTAAGTGCAATTTGCTGGGAGGCAGTGTTACATTACAGACCAAATCTCAAATTGAATGGCCACTCACAGCTGCTTAAAATGGGCATACCATTGCGCTTTGCACAGAGATTGTGGCATTCTTCAAAAGCCAAAAGATTATACAATAAATGA